A single Aminobacterium mobile DSM 12262 DNA region contains:
- a CDS encoding MogA/MoaB family molybdenum cofactor biosynthesis protein codes for MRLIGIYNTEDSREYAICYISIRADGASSVNGSESDLFLAEPGVAVQGVTERAFVLRTTGFQELSPGVFLAFSESEILLRVEDMYSEGIWQLSVQRGGFVSVSQSMETWNPIRVGVLTVSDKASSGLREDMTGPTLAESVKSIGAIVEEKVILPDDREKIEQQLLDWVDIKDIHLILVTGGTGISERDVTPEALMGIAHKMVPGIGEFMRSRTVYYTQRSILSRGLAVTRNRSLIIAVPGSPRGAEQCLEAVATVLRHGVEILRGWEKECGHSN; via the coding sequence ATGAGACTCATTGGAATTTACAATACAGAAGATAGTCGAGAATATGCAATTTGCTATATAAGTATTCGAGCTGATGGTGCTTCTTCAGTGAATGGAAGTGAATCAGACCTTTTTCTTGCAGAACCAGGAGTAGCTGTACAAGGGGTAACAGAACGGGCTTTTGTACTGCGAACGACAGGATTTCAGGAACTTTCTCCAGGAGTTTTTCTAGCCTTTTCGGAAAGCGAAATCTTATTGAGAGTAGAGGATATGTATTCTGAGGGAATATGGCAATTATCGGTGCAACGAGGAGGATTCGTATCCGTATCTCAATCTATGGAGACATGGAATCCCATCCGCGTTGGCGTGTTAACCGTAAGTGATAAAGCTAGTTCAGGACTTAGAGAAGATATGACAGGCCCAACTTTAGCCGAATCGGTAAAATCTATAGGAGCTATAGTGGAAGAAAAGGTGATTTTGCCAGATGACAGGGAAAAGATAGAGCAACAACTCCTTGATTGGGTAGATATAAAAGACATCCATCTTATTTTGGTTACGGGAGGTACAGGTATCTCTGAAAGGGATGTGACTCCTGAGGCCTTGATGGGGATAGCTCATAAAATGGTGCCTGGAATAGGGGAATTTATGCGAAGTAGGACTGTTTATTACACCCAACGCTCCATTCTATCCCGAGGCTTGGCTGTAACACGAAATCGCAGTCTTATTATTGCTGTACCTGGAAGCCCAAGAGGGGCAGAGCAATGTCTCGAAGCTGTTGCAACTGTTCTCCGACATGGTGTCGAGATCCTTCGCGGTTGGGAAAAGGAATGTGGACATTCTAACTAG
- the rapZ gene encoding RNase adapter RapZ: MTIAANVTGVHRCLIITGMSGAGKSTALNILEDQGLFAVDNIPPALLPQLLGLLVNHRAAVQEGLATVVDIRGERLLNDLFSVVDMLKESHYQVQVLFLDASDESLIRRFETTRRRHPLGDHIPVLEGIQRERELLSPVRAYADVVIDTSNMTLKELKERLTTEFIRTIAAFSVVLSSFGFKYGIPQDSDFLLDVRFLPNPHYVPHLRQLTGRNEEVQQYIASFDDTKKFLEHCYSFFDFLIPVYLTSGKSPFHIAVGCTGGQHRSVAVVEWLSAHFKERNVSCTIRHRDIERDQVLL, translated from the coding sequence ATGACGATCGCTGCTAATGTTACCGGTGTTCATAGATGTCTTATTATTACTGGAATGTCGGGGGCGGGTAAATCTACAGCCTTAAATATTTTGGAAGATCAGGGGCTATTTGCTGTAGACAATATTCCTCCAGCTCTTTTGCCTCAACTGCTGGGGCTTCTCGTAAATCATAGAGCAGCTGTACAGGAAGGACTTGCTACAGTAGTGGATATTCGAGGGGAACGGCTTTTGAATGATCTTTTCTCCGTAGTGGATATGTTAAAAGAGTCTCATTACCAGGTGCAAGTTCTCTTTCTTGATGCGTCAGATGAAAGCCTTATCCGACGTTTTGAGACAACGAGACGGAGACATCCCTTAGGGGATCATATCCCAGTATTGGAAGGTATACAGCGCGAAAGAGAGCTCCTTTCCCCTGTACGAGCTTACGCTGATGTAGTAATTGACACATCTAACATGACTCTTAAAGAGTTAAAAGAGCGACTTACAACAGAATTTATTCGTACAATAGCCGCTTTTTCCGTAGTGCTGTCATCTTTTGGTTTTAAGTATGGAATTCCTCAGGATAGCGACTTTTTGTTAGATGTTCGGTTCCTTCCTAACCCGCATTATGTTCCACATCTTCGCCAACTTACTGGACGAAATGAGGAAGTTCAACAGTATATCGCGTCTTTTGATGATACGAAAAAGTTTCTCGAACATTGTTATTCTTTCTTTGATTTCCTTATACCGGTTTATTTAACTTCAGGGAAATCACCATTCCACATAGCTGTTGGTTGTACGGGAGGACAACATCGTTCTGTCGCTGTCGTAGAGTGGCTTTCTGCTCACTTTAAGGAGAGAAACGTGTCTTGTACTATTAGGCACAGAGATATTGAACGAGATCAGGTGTTACTGTAA
- the gap gene encoding type I glyceraldehyde-3-phosphate dehydrogenase, producing MGKIRVAINGFGRIGRLALRAMYQYDKEGLFEIVATNSRTTPEQRAYMFKYDSIHRRFPGDVSVDGDNLVVNGQKIKVLAIKNPEDFNWKDLGVDIVIESSGVYKTLEDAQSHLKAGAKKVVITAPGSGGGIPTFVMGVNEDLYNPSADHVISNASCTTNCLAPIVRIINEAFGIERGLMTTTHSYTNDQKLMDSSHKKLHRGRAAALSMVPTSTGAAKAIGLVIPELKGKMNGIALRVPTPDVSVVDLVAELRKEVTAEELNEAVRKRAQSDMKHYVVYEEEDLVSSDFIGDEHSSIFAALHTMAIGNMVKILAWYDNEWGYTCRCIDLVNYIIKKGL from the coding sequence ATGGGGAAAATTAGAGTTGCAATTAACGGATTTGGACGAATTGGGCGACTTGCTCTCCGAGCCATGTATCAATATGACAAAGAAGGGCTTTTTGAAATAGTAGCTACTAACAGTCGTACAACTCCTGAGCAGCGCGCATATATGTTTAAATATGATTCCATTCATAGAAGATTTCCTGGGGATGTATCTGTGGATGGCGACAATCTTGTAGTCAACGGTCAAAAAATAAAAGTTCTTGCCATTAAAAACCCTGAGGATTTTAACTGGAAAGATCTGGGAGTTGATATCGTTATAGAATCTTCTGGCGTGTACAAAACACTGGAAGACGCACAGAGCCATTTGAAGGCTGGAGCTAAGAAAGTGGTTATTACAGCTCCAGGAAGCGGCGGCGGAATCCCTACTTTTGTTATGGGTGTAAATGAAGATCTCTATAATCCATCTGCTGACCATGTTATTTCCAACGCATCTTGCACTACGAACTGTTTGGCTCCAATAGTGAGAATTATCAACGAAGCCTTTGGCATTGAACGTGGACTAATGACGACAACCCATTCCTACACAAACGACCAGAAACTCATGGATTCTTCTCATAAAAAACTTCATCGAGGGCGTGCCGCAGCTCTTTCTATGGTTCCCACATCCACAGGAGCTGCTAAAGCTATTGGCCTTGTTATCCCAGAACTGAAAGGGAAAATGAATGGTATTGCTTTACGTGTTCCAACGCCAGATGTTTCAGTGGTGGATTTAGTGGCAGAGCTAAGAAAAGAAGTTACAGCAGAGGAACTTAACGAGGCAGTGAGAAAACGAGCACAAAGCGACATGAAACATTACGTCGTATATGAAGAGGAAGATCTTGTCTCCTCAGATTTTATAGGTGACGAGCATTCTTCTATCTTTGCTGCTCTTCACACGATGGCCATAGGGAACATGGTAAAGATTTTGGCATGGTACGATAACGAGTGGGGTTATACCTGCCGTTGCATAGATCTAGTGAACTATATTATTAAGAAAGGTCTATAA
- a CDS encoding phosphoglycerate kinase, with the protein MKLREFSRKAVENRRVLVRVDFNVPLKDGVITDQTRIQAHVETINLLRKWGAQVSLISHLGRPKGKIVDSLSLRHIVPEVEKALGCPVLFVEDSVGPKVEEALQKAPKEAVLLLENVRFYPQEEENEQEFSERMAKPFQVFVMDAFSAAHRAHSSTRGVMEFLPSFSGKLLTKEIEMLSAVNESPESPFVLVLGGAKVSDKIGVIDHLLEKTSTILIGGGMAFTFLSVKGNAIGNSLYEEEKADFACQMLDKAQKLGVEILLPIDVAVATSLESSEPRREVSADAIPNGTMGLDIGAKTADIFADVIRGAKTILWNGPMGVFENPIFAEGTRKVAQAVEECTKKGGLTVVGGGDTASAVKKLGFGDKVSHVSTGGGASLEFCEGKILPGIEPLLKK; encoded by the coding sequence ATGAAGTTACGAGAATTCTCCAGAAAGGCGGTGGAAAATCGCCGAGTATTGGTTCGCGTAGACTTCAATGTTCCTTTAAAGGATGGAGTCATTACAGATCAGACGCGTATTCAAGCTCATGTAGAGACTATCAATTTGTTACGAAAGTGGGGAGCGCAGGTCTCTCTTATCTCCCATTTAGGGCGTCCGAAAGGGAAAATAGTCGATTCTCTTTCTTTGCGGCATATAGTCCCAGAAGTGGAAAAAGCATTAGGGTGCCCAGTGCTCTTTGTAGAAGACTCGGTAGGACCGAAAGTAGAGGAAGCTTTGCAAAAAGCCCCAAAAGAAGCAGTATTGTTGCTCGAAAATGTTCGTTTTTATCCTCAAGAGGAAGAAAACGAACAGGAGTTTTCTGAAAGAATGGCAAAGCCTTTTCAGGTCTTTGTGATGGATGCTTTCAGTGCAGCTCACAGAGCTCATAGCTCTACACGGGGAGTCATGGAGTTCCTGCCTTCTTTTTCCGGAAAGTTATTGACGAAGGAAATAGAGATGTTAAGTGCCGTCAATGAGAGTCCAGAATCTCCTTTTGTCTTGGTTCTTGGAGGAGCTAAAGTTTCAGACAAAATAGGAGTTATCGATCATCTTCTTGAGAAGACGTCAACTATTCTTATTGGCGGCGGCATGGCTTTCACATTTTTAAGCGTGAAGGGGAATGCTATAGGCAACTCTCTTTACGAAGAAGAAAAAGCAGATTTTGCTTGCCAGATGCTTGATAAGGCTCAAAAGCTTGGGGTAGAAATCCTTTTGCCTATTGACGTAGCTGTGGCAACTTCTCTAGAAAGTTCCGAACCTAGACGTGAAGTTTCTGCTGATGCTATTCCTAATGGTACGATGGGCTTGGATATTGGGGCTAAGACAGCAGATATTTTTGCAGACGTTATTAGAGGGGCCAAAACGATACTTTGGAATGGCCCTATGGGTGTCTTTGAAAATCCTATTTTTGCAGAAGGAACCCGTAAAGTAGCTCAGGCAGTGGAGGAGTGCACCAAAAAAGGAGGTCTTACGGTCGTAGGAGGAGGAGATACGGCTTCTGCGGTAAAGAAACTTGGTTTTGGTGATAAAGTTTCTCATGTTTCTACTGGAGGAGGAGCAAGCCTAGAATTTTGTGAAGGGAAAATTCTTCCTGGTATTGAACCCTTACTTAAAAAATAG
- a CDS encoding FeoA family protein, with the protein MITLDAIKPGEKCVIKKNRARGVVGQRLMDLGFFPGVEVHVIRNAPFVDPVDVQLERHHVSIRHEEASFVEVEKL; encoded by the coding sequence ATGATTACGCTTGATGCAATAAAGCCGGGAGAGAAGTGCGTCATTAAAAAAAACAGGGCTCGAGGTGTTGTTGGGCAGCGGCTCATGGATCTAGGATTTTTCCCTGGAGTTGAAGTTCACGTGATTCGCAATGCTCCCTTTGTGGACCCAGTGGATGTTCAGTTAGAAAGGCATCATGTGAGCATTCGCCATGAAGAAGCTAGTTTTGTAGAGGTTGAGAAGCTATGA
- a CDS encoding gluconeogenesis factor YvcK family protein, which yields MDWRVAYVLGLATAFLTIMAISFKSRRWPFLRFLFKEDRDVMAKAVEYRLSMGPHIVAVGGGTGLSTLLKGLKSFTRNITAVVTVTDEGGSSGRLRQEWGVLPPGDVRNCIVALAENDNALRNILDFRFDRGDLSGHSLGNLILLAVTELSGDFRLAVEEINHLLAIRGKVLPVTTEAVALMAETDSGEVLKGELEITTAAQQMSRIWLEPSDAKPLPEVICAIEEGDLIVLGPGSLFTSVLPNLLLPKVAEKIRYSQGPRVYVANLMTQPGETDGMDILQHVEWIERVAGVAPDFVIVNEEDIPLACLEAYRNQGALPLYLDTEQERKLLTKGCQIIRGNYVKVYEKSVIRHNGQALSETLMRICRDLKEV from the coding sequence ATGGATTGGCGTGTAGCGTACGTACTAGGATTGGCGACAGCCTTTTTGACGATAATGGCTATTTCCTTTAAAAGTCGACGTTGGCCTTTTCTGCGCTTTCTTTTCAAGGAAGATCGCGATGTTATGGCTAAGGCTGTTGAATATCGTCTCTCTATGGGACCTCATATAGTAGCTGTTGGCGGAGGAACAGGACTTTCTACTCTTCTAAAGGGATTGAAGTCCTTTACTAGAAACATTACAGCCGTCGTAACTGTAACAGACGAAGGAGGAAGCTCTGGCCGTTTGCGCCAAGAATGGGGAGTGCTCCCTCCTGGTGATGTTCGAAATTGTATCGTTGCTCTTGCAGAGAACGATAACGCTCTCCGAAATATTCTAGACTTCCGATTCGATCGTGGAGATTTATCAGGGCATAGTTTGGGCAATCTTATATTGCTTGCGGTTACAGAATTAAGCGGTGATTTCCGTTTGGCAGTGGAGGAGATCAATCATCTCCTTGCTATTCGGGGAAAAGTCTTGCCTGTTACTACAGAAGCAGTGGCCCTTATGGCAGAGACAGATTCTGGCGAAGTTCTTAAAGGAGAACTTGAAATCACGACTGCTGCCCAGCAGATGAGTCGTATTTGGTTAGAGCCATCCGATGCAAAACCCTTACCTGAGGTTATTTGTGCTATAGAGGAAGGAGACCTTATTGTGCTTGGTCCGGGGAGCCTTTTTACCAGCGTATTGCCCAACTTACTTCTTCCCAAAGTTGCTGAAAAAATAAGATATTCTCAAGGGCCTCGCGTATACGTAGCTAATCTTATGACTCAACCTGGTGAAACTGATGGAATGGACATTCTTCAGCATGTGGAGTGGATAGAGCGAGTGGCAGGTGTTGCCCCTGATTTTGTTATTGTCAATGAGGAGGATATACCACTAGCGTGCCTGGAAGCTTACAGAAATCAAGGGGCTTTGCCTTTATATTTAGATACGGAGCAAGAGAGAAAGCTTTTAACAAAGGGATGTCAAATTATACGAGGTAATTATGTGAAAGTTTATGAGAAGTCTGTGATTCGCCATAATGGACAGGCTCTTTCTGAAACCTTAATGAGAATATGCAGGGATTTGAAAGAAGTGTAA
- the tpiA gene encoding triose-phosphate isomerase codes for MKKIFLYGNWKMHNGIKETETFFKDLCEHVCEDVVICDFLSRNFLEICIFPPFTSLFMGARILGYMGKTGLFIGAQNGHYEEKGAFTGEISFPMVQELGCTRVLLGHSERRHIFNESNELINKKLKASLQRRLRPVLCIGETFSERESDLTFQVLENQINAAIKGLDKENIRNIIWAYEPVWAIGTGRTASPENAQEACCFARSVISKVVRDEGKDKTWNSIPILYGGSVKASNVAGLLEQPDIDGALIGGASLSVESMLEIVHAALHRG; via the coding sequence GTGAAAAAAATATTTCTTTATGGAAACTGGAAGATGCATAATGGCATTAAAGAAACCGAGACCTTCTTTAAAGACCTGTGTGAACATGTTTGTGAAGATGTAGTAATTTGTGATTTTTTAAGTCGTAATTTCTTGGAAATTTGTATCTTCCCACCCTTTACATCTCTTTTTATGGGTGCCCGTATTTTAGGGTATATGGGAAAAACAGGATTGTTTATCGGAGCTCAGAATGGGCATTATGAGGAAAAAGGAGCCTTTACAGGAGAAATTTCTTTCCCTATGGTTCAAGAACTTGGCTGTACGCGGGTTCTTTTAGGGCATAGCGAACGTCGTCATATTTTTAATGAATCCAACGAATTAATTAATAAAAAACTTAAAGCCTCTTTACAGAGGAGACTTCGGCCAGTCCTTTGTATTGGGGAGACTTTTTCAGAGCGAGAGTCAGACTTAACTTTTCAGGTCCTTGAAAATCAAATTAATGCGGCAATAAAAGGATTGGATAAGGAGAATATACGAAATATCATATGGGCTTATGAACCAGTATGGGCTATAGGGACAGGCCGTACAGCAAGTCCCGAAAATGCTCAAGAAGCATGTTGTTTTGCCCGGAGTGTTATCTCTAAAGTGGTTCGAGATGAGGGTAAAGATAAAACGTGGAATTCTATACCGATTCTTTATGGGGGAAGCGTAAAGGCTTCGAATGTCGCAGGTCTACTTGAGCAGCCAGATATAGATGGAGCTCTTATTGGTGGAGCCTCCCTTTCTGTAGAATCTATGCTTGAAATAGTTCATGCAGCTTTACATAGGGGTTAG
- the moaC gene encoding cyclic pyranopterin monophosphate synthase MoaC: MDYFSHLDKKGRPRMVDVSHKEATSREAIAEGRVLLPDTIRDVLAGGGTGKGDVFKVAEVAGIMAVKKTSELVPLCHNIRIESVNVSCELLYKESAVAINCKVSTREVTGVEMEALTGVMIAALTVYDMCKGIDKGMVIQNVRLLHKVGGKSGEYRVSEGEVL; this comes from the coding sequence ATGGATTACTTTTCTCACCTTGATAAAAAGGGCCGGCCACGAATGGTAGACGTAAGCCATAAAGAAGCTACTTCTCGCGAGGCAATTGCTGAAGGCCGTGTTCTGTTGCCTGATACAATCAGAGATGTTTTGGCAGGAGGAGGGACGGGCAAGGGGGATGTATTTAAAGTTGCGGAAGTAGCTGGAATTATGGCAGTAAAAAAAACGTCTGAACTCGTTCCTCTATGTCATAATATTCGTATTGAAAGTGTTAACGTTTCTTGCGAATTATTATATAAAGAAAGTGCAGTCGCGATAAACTGCAAAGTCTCAACACGAGAAGTTACAGGCGTAGAAATGGAAGCCTTGACAGGAGTAATGATAGCGGCCTTAACTGTTTATGATATGTGTAAAGGTATTGACAAAGGGATGGTTATTCAAAATGTTAGGCTTCTTCACAAAGTTGGTGGAAAAAGTGGGGAGTATCGAGTTTCAGAGGGGGAAGTTTTATGA
- the whiA gene encoding DNA-binding protein WhiA, translated as MKTVSELMWDEWVFSPLSTRSDADSEIAGILWGLMSSFPELPSHKYGKLSGRRLWVFRRLHRLWKDSRWGETLELPIMLNVPANFRGNVTLQMPGNILREVLVWGEESKKKGDWAWLRGVWGNCGSLYLPKSGYYLAFRFKFYKLTEMVLTMFRSGHFQVGKRIVDGRYEILLRDQQKIVTLLTYFKLFDTALKLEEKAIVRSMRDRANRLVNCDASNIRKTLEAAEWQLEIAKVFQNEKGLHALPESLQELIEVRMRYPSATLTELGQMLSKPVSKSTVKYRWQKLREMAEQLQ; from the coding sequence ATGAAGACTGTAAGCGAGCTTATGTGGGATGAATGGGTTTTTTCTCCATTATCAACTCGCAGCGATGCGGATTCTGAGATTGCTGGGATTCTGTGGGGGCTTATGTCCTCGTTTCCTGAGTTACCTTCACATAAATATGGCAAATTATCAGGAAGACGGCTCTGGGTTTTCCGACGTTTGCATCGTCTTTGGAAGGATTCTCGTTGGGGAGAGACGTTAGAGCTTCCTATTATGCTCAATGTCCCTGCGAATTTTAGAGGAAATGTGACATTGCAAATGCCAGGAAACATTCTTCGAGAAGTGTTAGTTTGGGGGGAAGAATCGAAAAAAAAAGGAGACTGGGCTTGGCTAAGAGGCGTATGGGGGAACTGCGGTTCTTTATATCTACCTAAAAGCGGGTATTATCTCGCTTTTCGTTTCAAATTTTATAAATTAACAGAAATGGTTTTGACGATGTTTCGAAGCGGCCACTTTCAAGTAGGTAAACGTATTGTAGATGGTCGATATGAAATACTCCTTCGTGATCAGCAAAAGATTGTAACTTTGTTAACGTATTTTAAGCTTTTTGATACAGCGTTGAAACTTGAAGAGAAGGCTATTGTTCGTTCTATGCGAGATCGAGCTAATCGCCTAGTCAACTGTGACGCGTCTAATATTCGCAAGACTTTGGAAGCTGCAGAATGGCAACTGGAAATTGCTAAGGTTTTTCAGAACGAAAAAGGATTACATGCTCTTCCGGAATCTTTGCAGGAACTCATAGAGGTTCGCATGAGGTATCCGAGTGCCACATTAACGGAGCTGGGGCAGATGCTATCGAAACCAGTGAGCAAAAGTACTGTAAAATATCGATGGCAAAAGTTACGAGAAATGGCTGAACAGCTTCAGTGA